The Mesorhizobium sp. B2-8-5 genome segment AGAGGTCGTGCCGCCCAATTGGTGGCAACATATCCTGCATACGCATCGCGCTCGCCGATTGCACGCCAAACTGCTCGAGTTCGGCGGGTCGGACATCGTGATCATTTCAATGCCCTGGTATATCGAAGAACCGAGGATCGAGGGGGCCCATTGAATGTTGCCGCTCCCTTCGATCACGCCACGTCGCCAAAAGTTTTGGCCGAGCGATGGAAAACAGGAACGTTCCTTTTTTTCAAACATTCTCTCTGGTCTGCACCTCGTAATTCCTACTTGCTGGGGCCGGAACATTGTCATCCAGAGAGCATAATCTGCCGAGCCCCAGCACCGAGGAGATCTCCATCGTCGATCTCATTCCTGCCTTACGGGCTTTTGCCCGAACCTTCTGTCGCGTGCCTGACGATGCCGACGATCTTGTGCAGGAAACGTTGGCCAAGGGGCTTGGCAATCTGGACAAATTCGAGCCCGGCACGCGCCTGAAGTCCTGGCTCTTCACCATCATGCGCAACACGCACTACACGCGTATCAAAGCGGCGGCGAGGGAGGCGCCCGGGCTGCTCGACTGCGCCTCCAGCCGTCCGACTTCAGAACCGTCCCAGGACTGGTCCGTGCAAAGCAGGGAAGTGCATCAAGCCATCCAGAAGCTGCCTTCCCATCAGCGTGAGGTTTTGATGCTGATCGGCGTACTGGGCGTAAGCTACGAAGAAACCGCGCAAATATGCGGCTGCGCTGTCGGCACCGTCAAAAGCCGTCTCAACCGCGCCCGTGCCGGCGTTCTGGAGTTCCTTGGGGAAACCTCGCCGCAAGTGCTGATCGAGCCACGAGGTCAATTTTCGGACAACCATTGGGATGCTGAGGGCGCAAGGCGCTAAGCGCGGCCAAATCCTACAGGCGCTGAGCTGCTCTCATGACTTTCGCCTCTCTCATCAACGAGGCCCAATTCAGGCCGAGCAGAGCAACAAGTTCGAGCGCTTGCGCTTCGGTGATGCCCGTCTTTGCGACCAGCCGCCGAGCGAGTTCGTCCACTTCCGGAGTTCTGCCAGCCATCGGGATGACCCCCCAAACGGCTACAACGATTCACTTATGTTAAGGTTCCACCGATCACGCGACAGCGGGCGATATTGATACCTGCCCGTCTCCGAGTAATGCTGCATCCTTGCCGGTGACATCTTCAACCGCGCTCACCCGTCATGTCGCCTTTGCGCTTTTCGATCAGCGCCTTCTGCAGTTCGAGCGCAAGCCTTGTCAGCCGGTCAGGGACCTCTTCCCGCTCGATAGCATTCAACAGTGATGCGATCTCCTGGTCCAAGCTCAGGATCAACTGGGCGCAAAGATCGCGCTGACTCCTGTGAGACATCGCATTCTCTTAACAAATAGAGGCCCCTTCAAATCTCACAGGGGCATAGCCGACCAGCCTTTGCAAGGCGCTTGCCGCAGGCTGTGGGATTTCCGGTCCGTTGTCACCGGATTTCGCGGCAAGAGGTGATCTGGGAACATCAGCTCAATCCTCGGGAAGGCGGTTCGCCGCGTGATCCTGATACTGATCGGACGTAATCCGGTTGCCGTCGAGACCGCGTTGCTCGGTGTGCTGCTTCTTGTCCCGGTTGGACAGCACGTCGTTCTCGCCGACCACGTCCTTTGCAAGCGTCGCCTTCGCTCCGCTTCCGGAACCCTTGCCCTGGCTGCCGCGGCCCATCTGCTTCTTACCGCCGGATGCCATTTCCTTCTCCCTGTTCTGCAGGCGTGGAACTGTTCGGTGACCGAACTGCCGCCGGTGCGTTATGTTCCGCCGGCACGGCGGACGAGGAAGACCATGCCGTCCCAACTGCCGAACGGCATTTCACCGTCGACCGCAACGTCCATGCCGCATACATGAGAAAGACGGCTGATGTCGCGGGAATCGATGCCCGGCGATGTCCGATAGGAATAGTTGAGGATCGCTGCCATTCCTCCCCGTCGCAGCAGGCGCGCGATCTCGCTGAAATGCCGCTCGGCAACCCCGGCGAGCACAAGGTAAGGAAAACTGTCCAGGGCCAGCACGCCGTCAAAGCTTGCATCGGCGAAATCACCGAGATCAAGGCCCGAGGTCAGGCGAAATTCCACATTGACAAGGCCGGCGCATCGCCGGCGCGCGATTTCGATCATCCGCGACGAGATATCGATGCCGACGACATATCCTGCCTGGGTGCCGAGCGCATGTCCGAGACGCCCGATGCCGCAGCCGATGTCCAGTATGTGCTTATGGGCACCAAGGAAACCCTGCTGTTCCAGCCATGAGACAATCTCGGCGGTCGTAGTCGAAAGCCTGTGCTCGTCACCAAGCGAGGACAATTGGACGCTGGCCGCGGGAGATATGGCGGCCGCCCGATCGAAGCTGCCGGCCAGCCGTTTGACAGTCATGGCGGTCGGTTCGCTATCCGGCCGGTCATGCGACACGCAGGCAGCCGCTCTTCGGACCTTGTCGAAGGCATCCGCCTTGCCACGAAGCATCGTGGCGATCTCTTCCAGCCAGCATCGCCGGGGAGCATGGCTTGGACGCATATCCAGCGCGATATCCGCCAGTTGCGCCGCGCTGGTGGTCTTGTCAATATAAACGGCCAATCTGCCCAGCGCGTTGTCAACGGAAAGGCTGTCCGTCATGCAATCCTTGAGCAGCGCCTGGCAATCGCGCCTGATTGCTTCGCGATGTTCACGGCGACGCGCTCCTGGTCCACACCTTCTGCGCCGTCCAGCGGTCCTTCGCGCCCCAGCCATATTTGTAACCTTCCCTGCCGCGTAGGAAATCGAACTCCAGCGCGCCCTCGCTGGCGGCTCCGGTGATGGCATGCCCGATCAGAATCGCGCCGGGGCTTTCGTCGGCATAGGCCGGATCGAAACCGCCAAGGTACGCATAGGCCCGGTCGCGGTGATGAAAACCGTAATAGGCACCGATGACGAGATCGTCGATCTGGATCGTCAAGCATCGCGCCAGGCCGTTATCGGCAAGCCGCGGCAGGGCCCTGCGATG includes the following:
- a CDS encoding sigma-70 family RNA polymerase sigma factor, which gives rise to MPSPSTEEISIVDLIPALRAFARTFCRVPDDADDLVQETLAKGLGNLDKFEPGTRLKSWLFTIMRNTHYTRIKAAAREAPGLLDCASSRPTSEPSQDWSVQSREVHQAIQKLPSHQREVLMLIGVLGVSYEETAQICGCAVGTVKSRLNRARAGVLEFLGETSPQVLIEPRGQFSDNHWDAEGARR
- a CDS encoding class I SAM-dependent methyltransferase, with protein sequence MTDSLSVDNALGRLAVYIDKTTSAAQLADIALDMRPSHAPRRCWLEEIATMLRGKADAFDKVRRAAACVSHDRPDSEPTAMTVKRLAGSFDRAAAISPAASVQLSSLGDEHRLSTTTAEIVSWLEQQGFLGAHKHILDIGCGIGRLGHALGTQAGYVVGIDISSRMIEIARRRCAGLVNVEFRLTSGLDLGDFADASFDGVLALDSFPYLVLAGVAERHFSEIARLLRRGGMAAILNYSYRTSPGIDSRDISRLSHVCGMDVAVDGEMPFGSWDGMVFLVRRAGGT